Within the Penaeus chinensis breed Huanghai No. 1 chromosome 43, ASM1920278v2, whole genome shotgun sequence genome, the region tatttatttatttttattttttttatttttttttaagccgGTCTCCCTTCAGCGCCTTTTTAATGTTATATTTGTCCAATTCCTCAAAGAAAACTCGCATAAAATGTAACAGGAAATTCATTTGCTTTTTCCAGACAAGGGTTGGCATTACACGTGTTTTTGCttgtatgtgcacgtgtatgtatacataaaaatgagATATGAAGTatgcacacgcatagacacaacATTGGCATTTTTTTGTGACtgattataaacatatttatttgtacactgcacggatatataaatgaatatatgaatatgagtatgtgtgaataattacacacacacacacacacacacacacagacacagacacacacacacacacacacacacacacacagacacagacacagacacagacacacacacacacacttttaccctTGCCATTTTCctccgttccctctctcctctttcatctgcctctctctcccctccatttgCCATTACCAgtgcccccttctctccttcctctctcactcccttccattCGCTTTCTAACATTACCATTAGtcccgcctctccttctctctccttccccctcccccctctcctctcttctccctctccttcccctccaatccATTCACCTTTTACCattactcccttctccctatctttcccctccctctccctctctcctcctctttcctcccccccttccccccctctccctctcccccactcccccttctccatctttcccttctccctccctctctccctccccaccactcacCTCCAACCAGGAAGACGTAACGgcgatttccccctcccccctcctcctcttctccccctcctcctcctcccctctcctcctccttcccccctcctccttctctcccctcctcctcctcctcctcctcctcttccccttcctcctccttcccccctcctcctcctcctcctccttctctcccccctcctcctcctcctcctcctcctcctcctcctcctcctcctcctcccccctcctcctcctcctcctccctcctccttctctccccccctcctcctcatcctcctccatacCTCCACGAGTGAGGCTCCCGCGGACCCCCCTCGGCGCCTCTGTCACACCTGTTGGCAACACGTGTGGCTTCCCTCCTGCTCTTGCAAACCCGGAAGCCGAGGCGGTCGTTGTCATTCGTTGCCGCTGTCAgtcggtgttattattgttgtttttattattatcatcattttattatcactattattggtgttgttattattactgttattattaatatcgttattattatcatcatcattcttattattattaccattatcatcatcattgtcattataataattattataaccattactatctttattacaattaatattagtatcatctaTAATATCATAATTGAGGTGATGATGAACTTATAAGGTCattaatggaaatctaaatgtTCTATAACTTAATGCAATCGAATTATCTCTAATAATCACTAACCATCCCAGTATGCAATGATTATCACTAAacaattatcatataatcataacTACCGATAAACCAATTAAATAATTTTCGTCACAGATTTGTAAAGTATTAAATGATCATcgcttgtcaattttttttttttttcttattaatgagAAATGTTGAATGTGTAAACTGCCAAATTCGTTATAAGTGGTAGGGCGTAAGTCGTTAttggtaataaaacaaaaattaagctTATCGCAAAAGCCACCAATATtgtgattacttttattactactattatgaactTACCTTCATTTTTTATCGTTATAGAGTAAACGCTAtttatgtgtatcattattattatcattacattattactattactactttcatcattattactattataattatcattattattatcattatcatcatcataatcatcatcattataaaccattaacaccattattagtaacagtaaaaaagGCATAACAGATTACTTAATTTTCTTATCAACGGTAACATTAATAGTGTCCTTGTCCTTAGTGGCAtaactaatcattatcatgattattgtctaaATCAAggatacattttttctttatttcagctCCGCCCCTGTCTTTTAAGTCTATGCAGTCATTAAAGACAAGATGATTATTCGTTACGCAATGTGACAACAAGCAAcgaaatatatgtaaaagaaaaaaaagccttaaaagaaaagaaaagaaaaagaaaacaagtgaaagtCAGAAGCCAAGAAGAGAATTACCCAACGTTTCATTTAATCCTATTTTCTTTGGCCTTTAACCCCATTCTCGAAGGGAATaagtgaaacaaaaatataaacgaaTGAACCCTGAAACCTAAAATAAGGTGTAGAATAGTCTATGTAAAAGACATATTTTTCCCATTGAGACGGAAGTACTGACGATGCAACAAATATTCTGAAAGATTCCCTGAAATAGTTCtttgggtgataataataaagaacaaacttttttttttttttttttttttttgggtgttacATCAGAAATCAAAAACACAGAGATGATACTCGATTTCATGACCTTTACTACATATCTGTAACTTGATGTGCATTtcaatgtgtttatgtgtgattgattatatttgtattattcataacaagaaataaaaaaggaataagaaaaaagtattGTTTAATGATTGTTATGAAAACTGTGCATATTAATTGCGATACTGTAATTAAACTGAACTAATactgacaatgaaataatgaaacgACCTGGGAACTATACTGCATATTATTTTATTTGCCTTTTATATTTCTGTTCAGCTCTGACACGAGTACCTAAGGGATCATACATGCATGAGACAAAAATCAAATAGTGTAAACCAGAAAAATATACTAAGGGTCCCTATCGAACCAACGACCAAAGAGTCTAAGTGACAGCAGGTAATCTACATCCTCGTGCAAAACCAGCGTACTCTTCACCATCTTCTCACTTGAAACCGAAGACTCGAAGTCCCACAGAGATGTGTCGACGAGCTTGAGTTCTTGGGTGAAGACGGAAGGGTATATGTAAGAAGTATCGAAGTCCCCCGTGATGTTGTGAGCGCGGAAAGACGTTTTCTGTGGAGCCTCGTTTTCTTCGATCCGCGCGCACGACGTCACGTTTTCGTTCAAGCAGTACACGATAGCGCAGACTTGCGTAAATAGTAAGTACGCCCCATCTCCTTTCTCCGCCACGCCACTGTAAGCAAGGAGCAGGAAGGAAGACTCGTCAGTGGGATCGGCGGGGAAGGAATACGTCACAGAGCAACAGAGACTGTCGTTGTGACAAAGACTCCTCTCCATCACACCGTCCCCTCTCTCAAGCGCGAAATTGGAATACCGCTCAAGGTCTTCGTGTAAAAAGACGCGATCGGTGCGgatttcccttccttctgcctcGGGGTGGCCTTTCTTCTCAACATCCCCGTTATCAGTAGGGATCCAAGACGCTTCCTGGTGAATGCCCATGGTAACTTCCTCTCTCACAGGTACTGCTTGGGAAGAAGACTGAATCAGTGTGCCATCACTGCCCACCCCTGTCGTTCCCTCGGGCGTCGCAGCGTCGTCGCCGTGGCCAGTCGGTGCCGGCAGCGGCGTGGTGCGACGACTCACGACCTCCCCAACCAGAAGCTTAGTCCCGCTGTTGGGGTCGTATGTATAAAGGCTCTCTTGCGAAGTTAGACCGCGGAATATGCCCGAGCCGAGAGCTCCCTCCTCCGGGTTGTGGAAGTTGGCGACCATTAGATTGACGGCCAGGCCCTCGCTCCAGCTCTGCCACATCTGAGGAGCTGAGGGTCAACATGCGTCGATATGATATTTGTACAATAGTCAGCACTAAGCAGTACAATTCTAAAAAGTAATTGCAATATTTGGCAATATACAACCAGTCACCGGCGTCGCTAAAAGGGAGAGTCCCAATGGAGTGGGCCTCCAAATGACGcccgtttataataaaaaaaatatatatatacataaatatatgcagatatacatgcatatacgcacacatataaaatatagggAACGCTTTAAGGGACCTTGCCCACTGAACCCCAAATGTTTAGCCACACACtgcaaaaaaaactaaatatgcaTGTTTTAATCCTCTGTATGAAATTTAGGCACCTTTAATATAACACAATATGAGATTGAACTAAGTACATCataacacaaaattaaaaaaataataataataaaaatacgaatGAATTAACGAATTATTTAATTAATCCCTAAACAGACTAACGACAAATCAAGAAGGCACAAAACAACACACCGGCAAGAAAAGGCAGCTCATCCACCCAGTAACTGCTCATTATAACGTCGGTCACCCCTCGTTCGACCACGTTGCTTGTTCCTGGTCCGCCGTAGAGGATGTCAAAACACACCTGGAAACAGGACATTCTCTGTACTAAAAAACACAGGAGCATTTAGTCTATTTTCTTGTATTAATTTACGGTTTCTGTTTTGGCACTTGTGGTTACAGAGTTCTTTTATTAAGCGTTCTCGTTAGTTCTTGATCGTGTGGGTTTATTGAAGATTGAATTGGTGATATTGGATAATGCTAAGTTATCGTTTTATTCCATTAgctattgataaatagattgtaaggaatgataacagtaataattcacacacacatacacacacatacattgataatattaacagtaaacaTTCCAATAGCTCTTAAGCGAGATGGAAAGGGTAAACTTACGGGATATTCAGAGAATTTAGAACATGGAACACAGGGATTTTGCAGTTGAGACTCGCTCACGTCATGCCAGAGAGAGcaagggatagagaaaaaaggaaagatccgaggagagagaaaa harbors:
- the LOC125048283 gene encoding biotinidase-like isoform X1, yielding MHANTLSLVAIWGIVLTTRGHVHSQPVETSVYTIREEDVVYRAAVLEYRAYDDMAEGGLAVLRENARVFVEYAEAARQQGADIIVFPEYGLTGSTSRSLADFMSKTQALPDPGTGTVLCNSTDTSESIEAVRVLSCAAAELGMYLVVNLAEQVPCEPQMNPRGHLQGSALESTRGIGEEPLGGGGGGGRGGERDSEEGDEEHKDLRGEETDPGEGGRKEPNQKVNRDPKHREGKRDLGEGDETRDPEGGDGGGAPRECLDSGFYVFNTEVVFDRAGVVVAKYHKKSLYLEPGFTPGSQDDKEAIFTTDFGVTFSLQVLVCFDILYGGPGTSNVVERGVTDVIMSSYWVDELPFLAAPQMWQSWSEGLAVNLMVANFHNPEEGALGSGIFRGLTSQESLYTYDPNSGTKLLVGEVVSRRTTPLPAPTGHGDDAATPEGTTGVGSDGTLIQSSSQAVPVREEVTMGIHQEASWIPTDNGDVEKKGHPEAEGREIRTDRVFLHEDLERYSNFALERGDGVMERSLCHNDSLCCSVTYSFPADPTDESSFLLLAYSGVAEKGDGAYLLFTQVCAIVYCLNENVTSCARIEENEAPQKTSFRAHNITGDFDTSYIYPSVFTQELKLVDTSLWDFESSVSSEKMVKSTLVLHEDVDYLLSLRLFGRWFDRDP
- the LOC125048283 gene encoding biotinidase-like isoform X2, whose product is MHANTLSLVAIWGIVLTTRGHVHSQPVETSVYTIREEDVVYRAAVLEYRAYDDMAEGGLAVLRENARVFVEYAEAARQQGADIIVFPEYGLTGSTSRSLADFMSKTQALPDPGTGTVLCNSTDTSESIEAVRVLSCAAAELGMYLVVNLAEQVPCEPQMNPRGHLQGSALESTRGIGEEPLGGGGGGGRGGERDSEEGDEEHKDLRGEETDPGEGGRKEPNQKVNRDPKHREGKRDLGEGDETRDPEGGDGGGAPRECLDSGFYVFNTEVVFDRAGVVVAKYHKKSLYLEPGFTPGSQDDKEAIFTTDFGVTFSLQVCFDILYGGPGTSNVVERGVTDVIMSSYWVDELPFLAAPQMWQSWSEGLAVNLMVANFHNPEEGALGSGIFRGLTSQESLYTYDPNSGTKLLVGEVVSRRTTPLPAPTGHGDDAATPEGTTGVGSDGTLIQSSSQAVPVREEVTMGIHQEASWIPTDNGDVEKKGHPEAEGREIRTDRVFLHEDLERYSNFALERGDGVMERSLCHNDSLCCSVTYSFPADPTDESSFLLLAYSGVAEKGDGAYLLFTQVCAIVYCLNENVTSCARIEENEAPQKTSFRAHNITGDFDTSYIYPSVFTQELKLVDTSLWDFESSVSSEKMVKSTLVLHEDVDYLLSLRLFGRWFDRDP